A window of the Teredinibacter franksiae genome harbors these coding sequences:
- a CDS encoding glycosyltransferase translates to MIQKQDSQRLRIVHIISGDRWAGAEVQAYTLLKEMHKSHDVHAIILNEYLLAEKLRIVGVKVSILDENTLSPWRIFTGLCQLLNESKPDVVHTHRQKENILGSIANRFTVRSRCIRTIHGSPEFQHRGLKLLLHRIDTLCGQWLQDNVIAVSDALGKQLLPIYGSKKVGTVYNGVPHQESSGIPDTIDFKSSAQNKTHVGIIGRLDPVKRIDMFLEMAASLLKLHSNTNWQFHVFGEGKLEAQLKQSAASLNLLENCQFHGHRTDIISCIAHLDVIVMCSDHEGLPMTALEALSLGTKFVCHSVGGLSVLLAEQRDYLVTDHNSAGYASAVVKVLRPTTAAPYLPTAYTIERTCLDTLKYYYHN, encoded by the coding sequence ATGATACAAAAACAGGATTCACAAAGATTGCGCATTGTACACATAATTTCTGGGGATCGCTGGGCTGGGGCTGAGGTACAAGCTTACACGCTACTCAAAGAAATGCATAAATCGCACGATGTACATGCAATCATTCTCAACGAGTATTTACTTGCGGAAAAACTCCGTATCGTTGGGGTCAAGGTCAGCATTCTCGATGAAAATACACTCTCTCCTTGGAGAATATTCACGGGTCTTTGCCAGCTGCTCAATGAATCAAAACCCGACGTAGTGCACACCCACCGCCAAAAAGAAAATATTTTAGGAAGTATCGCCAACAGGTTCACCGTACGATCTCGGTGTATTCGAACCATTCATGGCTCTCCGGAATTCCAGCACAGGGGGCTTAAATTACTACTACATAGGATTGATACCCTATGCGGGCAATGGCTGCAGGACAATGTTATCGCGGTCAGCGATGCACTAGGCAAACAACTACTACCCATCTACGGCTCAAAAAAAGTTGGGACTGTTTACAATGGAGTTCCCCATCAAGAGAGTTCTGGAATTCCCGACACTATCGATTTCAAATCGTCAGCGCAAAACAAAACCCACGTAGGCATCATTGGGCGGCTAGACCCTGTAAAACGAATCGACATGTTTTTAGAGATGGCCGCCTCACTACTTAAGTTACACAGCAACACAAACTGGCAATTTCATGTTTTCGGCGAGGGCAAACTAGAAGCCCAACTAAAACAGTCAGCAGCATCCCTTAACCTTCTTGAAAACTGCCAATTTCATGGCCATAGAACTGATATTATCTCCTGCATCGCGCACCTTGACGTTATAGTCATGTGCTCCGATCACGAAGGGCTTCCCATGACTGCCCTAGAGGCGCTTTCACTTGGAACAAAGTTTGTTTGCCATAGCGTTGGTGGCTTATCTGTTCTATTGGCTGAACAGCGCGACTACCTCGTTACTGACCACAATTCGGCCGGCTACGCTTCTGCTGTAGTCAAGGTACTACGCCCCACGACCGCAGCGCCCTACTTACCAACGGCTTATACAATTGAACGAACCTGCTTGGACACGCTGAAATATTACTATCACAACTAG
- a CDS encoding glycosyltransferase family 2 protein, with protein sequence MLLFAFWLLAILAIYSYFLYPVILKILVKDTGVKDVDTLAEVNWPKISLVITAFNEEGRIRQKLTNTLQLKYAGELEIIVASDCSDDNTDDIVREYADKNVVLVRAQERLGKENAQLTAIKEVSGEIVVFSDTATEIPEDALDKLVQHFADPEVGGVSSEDRFISQDGSVAGEGAYVKYEMWLRQQESKLAGLVGLSGSFFAARKEVCSEWDIHSPSDFNTALNCARLGYRAITAPDVLGYYQDLKDPSKEYARKVRTVIRGMTALKRHSDVLNVRKFGLFSFQVWSHKFMRWAVPWVLLGLFVVSALVANAGGIYMLAFLGQITFYGVAIAGHFNESLHRFGVVKLVYFFVQVNVALFDASCKFFAGKRMTTWKPSAR encoded by the coding sequence ATGTTGCTGTTTGCCTTTTGGCTGCTCGCCATTCTAGCGATATACAGTTACTTTTTGTATCCCGTGATACTAAAGATTCTTGTAAAAGATACGGGTGTAAAAGATGTCGATACTTTAGCTGAGGTCAATTGGCCCAAAATCTCGTTGGTTATTACAGCTTTCAATGAGGAAGGGCGTATTCGTCAAAAGCTCACAAATACGCTGCAGCTTAAGTACGCCGGGGAGCTAGAAATTATTGTCGCCTCTGACTGCTCGGACGATAACACAGATGACATTGTTCGCGAGTATGCCGACAAAAATGTGGTGCTGGTGCGCGCCCAAGAGCGGTTAGGGAAAGAAAACGCTCAACTTACCGCTATTAAAGAGGTGTCTGGCGAAATTGTGGTTTTTTCGGACACAGCAACAGAAATTCCTGAGGATGCATTGGATAAGTTAGTGCAGCATTTCGCTGATCCTGAGGTGGGTGGTGTATCCAGTGAGGATCGGTTTATCTCTCAGGATGGCAGCGTCGCTGGTGAGGGCGCTTACGTTAAGTATGAAATGTGGCTGCGTCAGCAGGAGTCCAAATTGGCGGGCTTGGTTGGCCTTAGCGGTTCGTTTTTTGCTGCGAGGAAAGAGGTGTGTTCTGAGTGGGATATCCATTCCCCTAGCGACTTCAATACCGCGCTAAATTGTGCTCGGCTTGGCTATAGGGCAATTACAGCGCCAGATGTTCTGGGTTACTATCAGGACCTTAAAGACCCCTCAAAGGAGTATGCGCGCAAGGTGCGTACGGTAATCCGTGGGATGACAGCGTTAAAGCGCCATTCCGATGTATTGAATGTGCGTAAATTCGGGCTGTTTTCTTTTCAGGTATGGAGCCACAAGTTTATGCGTTGGGCTGTACCTTGGGTGTTGTTGGGGTTGTTTGTGGTGAGCGCGCTAGTGGCGAATGCGGGTGGTATATATATGTTAGCGTTTCTGGGGCAGATAACGTTTTATGGCGTGGCAATTGCGGGTCATTTTAATGAGTCGCTTCACCGGTTTGGAGTCGTCAAATTAGTGTACTTTTTTGTCCAAGTTAATGTGGCTCTGTTTGACGCCTCTTGTAAGTTTTTTGCAGGAAAGCGTATGACAACCTGGAAGCCGTCGGCGAGATGA
- a CDS encoding DegT/DnrJ/EryC1/StrS family aminotransferase, with protein MRCLPPVGRALDLGTAKRNLPEFFGFSSLWLNSGTAALSVACSIARSARPEIESPKVILPAYGCPDLVAAAIFAGVKPVLVDIGSEDPGYNIEALEQALSNQVVAVVAVNFLGLRERLESIQALTEPRGILLIEDRAQSFPEELLDDAGSTLADMVLTSFGRGKPVNLMGGGLLLVAEQWQALLQRWREESSFRSSLGLLRDSGGKASSITYQCKARIFNTLLRPSMYYWLNLLPFLKLGATEHHPLLNISTISAGEARHAGSNILGYVNEDRSVELWYSAQLPGSAGVKLLPKVLASRAGRLLRYPLLVSAPENDAMRGALLSSRLGVSPFYERALVDIPGIADKVEIADRVDGARQFARSLLTLPVHSGVRVRDQKLILRLLK; from the coding sequence ATGCGTTGTTTGCCCCCAGTTGGCCGCGCCCTGGATTTGGGTACCGCTAAACGAAATTTACCAGAATTTTTCGGGTTCAGCTCATTATGGTTAAACAGTGGAACCGCGGCCTTGTCCGTCGCCTGCAGTATTGCGCGTAGCGCGCGTCCGGAAATAGAGTCCCCGAAAGTCATATTGCCGGCCTACGGTTGTCCAGACCTTGTAGCCGCGGCTATTTTTGCGGGCGTCAAGCCGGTGTTGGTTGATATAGGTAGTGAAGACCCTGGTTACAACATAGAAGCTCTCGAGCAGGCGTTGAGCAATCAAGTTGTCGCTGTGGTTGCCGTCAATTTTCTGGGTCTTCGGGAGCGTCTTGAGTCTATTCAGGCGCTAACGGAGCCGCGCGGTATTCTGTTAATTGAAGATCGGGCGCAAAGCTTTCCTGAAGAGCTGTTGGATGATGCTGGATCGACATTGGCGGATATGGTGCTCACATCCTTTGGTCGCGGGAAGCCCGTAAATTTAATGGGAGGTGGGTTGTTGTTGGTTGCAGAGCAGTGGCAAGCTTTACTTCAGCGTTGGCGGGAGGAAAGCAGTTTCCGATCCAGCTTGGGTCTATTGAGGGACTCGGGCGGTAAGGCGAGTTCAATTACATATCAATGCAAAGCGCGTATCTTTAATACGCTTCTACGTCCCAGTATGTACTATTGGCTAAATCTTCTGCCATTTTTAAAGCTGGGTGCAACCGAACACCATCCACTGTTAAATATATCGACTATTTCGGCTGGGGAAGCGAGGCATGCTGGAAGTAACATTTTGGGGTATGTAAACGAAGACCGATCGGTAGAGCTTTGGTATTCCGCGCAGTTGCCGGGCAGTGCTGGTGTGAAGTTGTTACCCAAGGTGTTAGCATCGCGCGCTGGGCGCTTGTTACGATATCCGCTGTTGGTATCTGCGCCGGAAAATGACGCCATGCGTGGGGCGTTATTATCAAGCCGCCTTGGGGTATCTCCTTTTTATGAACGGGCATTGGTCGATATTCCGGGCATTGCCGATAAAGTGGAGATAGCCGATAGAGTGGATGGTGCTCGCCAATTTGCGCGAAGCCTCCTAACGTTGCCTGTACATTCTGGTGTGCGAGTGCGCGACCAAAAATTAATTTTGCGTCTATTAAAGTAA
- a CDS encoding carboxylate--amine ligase produces the protein MEFVEKENIMSLPYAFVINHVGEGSPKIKQYNLSTLAIVRSLGRRGVPVVLITTSSRDAVLSSKYVTHTEFCPFLHDSEEALLSFCLQVAEKYPGDKVLLPAVDECSYFVGKYHQQLSKSYLIPAPNWNSVSKINNKRFQYETAESLGIPIPETYYAQAPEEVEKLAGEISNYPYVIKPNVSFEWKLKAAKSKVKGKKGVLVKDATHLREVAKEIFVPGHEFMIQEVIGGRDERLVTCIGFYTEGGEPHSWFIRKKYRQCPVDFGYCTMTESCHNDQVFQQTTQLLKAMDYYGIAGVEWKLDPKTDKYKLIEINGRPVNTTGCAMASGVDLPAIAYFYAIGKSLPPVTNWEDGQRWAWLTNDFWAAKELISEGNLTWTEWYSSIKNIKADAVFAWDDFGMSFSYMSSFLLGLVKGKISSIINRK, from the coding sequence GTGGAATTTGTAGAAAAGGAAAACATAATGAGCTTACCCTATGCCTTTGTCATTAATCATGTTGGTGAAGGAAGCCCCAAAATTAAGCAGTACAACTTAAGTACCTTGGCAATAGTTCGATCATTGGGACGTCGAGGTGTGCCGGTGGTTTTAATTACGACTAGTAGCCGTGATGCGGTCCTCTCGTCTAAATATGTCACTCATACGGAATTCTGTCCGTTTTTACATGATTCAGAAGAGGCGTTGCTGTCTTTTTGTTTGCAGGTGGCGGAGAAATATCCGGGCGATAAAGTGCTTCTTCCTGCGGTGGATGAATGCTCATATTTTGTCGGCAAATATCATCAACAGTTGTCCAAATCCTATTTAATCCCCGCGCCTAACTGGAATTCTGTCAGTAAAATTAATAACAAGCGTTTTCAATATGAAACCGCAGAATCATTAGGAATTCCCATTCCGGAAACTTACTACGCACAAGCGCCGGAAGAAGTTGAAAAGCTGGCGGGTGAAATCAGTAACTATCCGTATGTTATTAAGCCGAATGTGTCGTTTGAGTGGAAGTTAAAAGCCGCGAAATCTAAGGTGAAAGGCAAAAAAGGTGTTTTGGTTAAAGACGCCACTCATCTTCGTGAAGTGGCCAAAGAAATATTTGTCCCAGGCCATGAGTTCATGATCCAAGAGGTGATTGGTGGTCGTGACGAACGGTTAGTGACGTGTATAGGTTTTTATACGGAAGGTGGTGAGCCTCATTCGTGGTTTATTCGAAAAAAATACAGGCAGTGCCCGGTAGATTTTGGTTACTGTACTATGACTGAATCCTGCCATAACGATCAGGTTTTCCAGCAAACGACACAGCTGTTAAAGGCCATGGATTATTATGGTATTGCCGGCGTGGAGTGGAAACTCGATCCTAAAACGGATAAATACAAATTAATTGAAATTAATGGTCGACCGGTGAATACCACTGGCTGCGCCATGGCGTCTGGGGTTGATTTACCTGCTATTGCGTATTTTTACGCAATAGGAAAGTCACTTCCGCCGGTAACAAACTGGGAAGATGGGCAGCGCTGGGCTTGGTTGACCAATGACTTTTGGGCTGCAAAAGAGCTTATATCAGAAGGTAATCTGACCTGGACAGAATGGTATTCGTCGATTAAAAATATAAAGGCGGATGCGGTTTTTGCTTGGGATGATTTTGGGATGTCGTTTAGTTACATGTCCAGTTTTCTACTGGGACTGGTAAAAGGGAAAATATCAAGCATAATCAATAGAAAGTAA
- the asnB gene encoding asparagine synthase (glutamine-hydrolyzing), whose amino-acid sequence MCGICGVYEYGKNTEVSESLVVNMRDTLFHRGPNDAGVFVSDDKSIGLGHRRLSIVDLSESGRQPMVNASGDLWIAFNGEIYNHQKLRKDLEAKGYTYHSQSDTETLLYLFEEYGEACLPMLEGMFAFAVWNAKTRKLFVARDRLGIKPLYFYDEGGRFVFGSEPKALLEHPSITAEVDEAALYHFVSFICLPAPLTLFKGIHKLEPATFMVVGDNGIERKQRWWEPYGEGKEKVLSEGEYIQTIRELLTEATDKRMMSDVPFGAFLSGGIDSSLNTALMSQLLDRPVDTFTVGFSTAGTERFNEFSEARFVADAFSTHHQEIHIDTQKVLDELPGFFEQQDDPVAHPVCIPFYMMSKGAKEKGVTVVQVGEGSDEIFIGYERFMSELKTYDGWKWRWFTRMPRIVKQLYYQMEKYQYERKRTGDAPYFRAQQEYNRRMASEEEIFWGGLVCFSEDFKPKMFSEEFLTRNKGLNTYKDILAPVYDKLKRDLPGGDQPQYMSYMEMGLRLPEHLLMRVDKMSMASAMEARVPFLDHKLVELVFNMPREMKINGGAKSILKKAARGIIPDEIIDRRKQGFAAPASDWFKEMPAEFERALLHSPITDSGIFSQSFLEDMVRRVKENSGWELHVWSIFVIARWYERWIAGVKQPDTVV is encoded by the coding sequence GTGTGCGGAATATGCGGTGTTTACGAATATGGAAAAAATACAGAGGTAAGTGAATCTCTGGTAGTGAATATGCGCGACACGCTGTTTCATCGCGGCCCCAATGACGCCGGTGTATTTGTATCGGATGATAAGTCAATAGGCTTAGGGCACAGGCGCCTGAGTATTGTCGATTTATCGGAATCGGGCCGTCAGCCGATGGTAAACGCGAGCGGTGATCTGTGGATTGCTTTTAATGGGGAAATATACAACCATCAAAAACTTCGCAAGGATTTGGAAGCGAAAGGCTACACTTATCATTCCCAGTCCGATACCGAAACCCTGCTTTATTTATTTGAGGAGTATGGGGAAGCCTGCTTACCCATGCTGGAAGGTATGTTTGCCTTTGCTGTTTGGAACGCAAAAACACGAAAATTGTTTGTTGCGCGGGATCGGCTGGGCATAAAACCGCTATATTTTTATGATGAAGGCGGGCGATTTGTTTTTGGTTCTGAGCCAAAGGCGTTATTAGAGCATCCGTCCATTACCGCAGAGGTGGATGAAGCGGCGTTGTACCATTTTGTTAGCTTTATATGTCTCCCGGCCCCACTTACGCTTTTTAAAGGCATTCATAAATTGGAACCGGCTACTTTTATGGTGGTGGGTGACAATGGCATTGAGCGGAAGCAGCGCTGGTGGGAACCTTACGGCGAGGGCAAGGAAAAGGTTCTTAGCGAGGGTGAGTACATTCAGACAATACGTGAGTTGCTGACCGAAGCGACTGACAAGCGCATGATGTCTGATGTTCCCTTTGGTGCATTCCTCAGTGGTGGGATCGATTCCAGTTTAAATACTGCGCTTATGAGCCAGTTATTGGATCGCCCGGTAGATACGTTTACGGTTGGATTTTCTACAGCGGGCACCGAGCGCTTTAACGAGTTTTCTGAAGCGCGGTTTGTTGCAGATGCTTTTTCTACACACCATCAAGAAATTCATATTGATACTCAAAAAGTATTGGATGAACTCCCCGGTTTTTTTGAGCAGCAGGACGACCCCGTCGCGCACCCGGTTTGTATTCCATTTTATATGATGTCTAAGGGGGCAAAGGAAAAAGGCGTAACGGTGGTTCAGGTGGGAGAAGGTTCCGACGAAATATTTATTGGTTATGAGCGTTTTATGTCGGAGCTTAAAACTTACGACGGCTGGAAGTGGCGTTGGTTCACGAGAATGCCTCGTATAGTCAAACAATTATATTACCAAATGGAAAAATACCAGTACGAGCGGAAAAGAACAGGCGATGCGCCCTATTTTAGAGCGCAGCAAGAGTACAATCGTCGGATGGCCTCCGAAGAAGAAATTTTTTGGGGTGGCTTAGTTTGCTTCTCAGAAGATTTTAAACCAAAAATGTTTAGCGAAGAATTTTTGACGCGTAACAAAGGCTTGAATACGTATAAGGATATTCTTGCGCCTGTATACGATAAGCTAAAGCGCGATTTACCTGGCGGAGATCAACCTCAATATATGTCCTATATGGAAATGGGTCTTCGCCTGCCGGAACATTTGTTAATGCGCGTAGATAAAATGTCTATGGCATCCGCAATGGAGGCACGTGTTCCATTTCTGGATCACAAGTTGGTGGAGTTGGTCTTTAACATGCCTCGCGAGATGAAAATTAACGGGGGCGCGAAATCAATTCTCAAAAAAGCCGCACGGGGTATTATTCCAGATGAAATTATAGATCGACGTAAGCAGGGGTTTGCCGCACCCGCGTCCGATTGGTTTAAAGAAATGCCCGCCGAATTCGAGCGTGCGTTATTGCATTCGCCCATAACTGATTCGGGTATTTTTAGTCAGTCTTTCTTGGAAGATATGGTACGCCGGGTAAAAGAAAATAGTGGGTGGGAGCTGCACGTATGGAGTATATTTGTCATAGCCCGTTGGTATGAGCGTTGGATTGCCGGCGTAAAGCAGCCAGACACGGTGGTTTAG
- a CDS encoding PrpF domain-containing protein yields the protein MNVVEIPAMIIRGGTTKGIYIRTKDLPSDELQRDAAILSLFGSPDTRQVNGLGGGDPLTSKVALIEISDNPEADIDYRSGEVGIDEAKINYSTMCGNLASGAALYAISSGIVPLSSPVTEVRIRNLNTGKFLKASVPVEGSSVVLQSCHDIDGVQGYGSKIEMSFVAPAGSITGALLPSGNVKDYLQINDQSYECSIVDCGTLYAFFRYSLFRLRGDESPQDLDRNSQFKGTIEALREAVAARVTEQLGRAMLPRQIKMCVLAEPLALAEQNGGVRIEAKVVNRYKTHKAFPVTGAICVSAAVSIPGTLLHLDGCGSGSEQRVHIHHPSGSMWVSAQVAVDGQDVEILNTSVLRSARVLQKGTGYAVLPSKGKS from the coding sequence ATGAATGTTGTAGAAATACCCGCCATGATTATTCGTGGAGGAACAACAAAAGGTATTTATATTCGTACCAAGGACTTACCTAGCGATGAATTACAGCGCGATGCTGCCATATTGTCGTTATTCGGCAGTCCAGATACTCGGCAAGTGAACGGACTGGGCGGGGGGGATCCACTTACCAGTAAAGTGGCCTTGATAGAGATTTCAGATAACCCCGAGGCGGATATCGATTACCGTTCGGGCGAAGTGGGTATCGACGAAGCTAAAATTAACTACAGTACTATGTGTGGCAACCTCGCTTCCGGGGCCGCGCTCTATGCTATTTCTTCGGGAATAGTACCCCTCTCCTCCCCGGTGACAGAAGTGCGTATCCGTAACCTGAATACGGGAAAATTTCTAAAAGCGTCGGTGCCGGTAGAAGGCAGCAGCGTAGTGCTTCAGTCTTGCCATGATATTGATGGTGTGCAGGGCTATGGCTCGAAAATCGAAATGTCGTTCGTTGCGCCGGCGGGTTCAATAACCGGTGCTTTGCTTCCAAGCGGTAACGTAAAGGATTATCTGCAGATCAATGACCAGAGCTATGAGTGCTCTATTGTTGACTGCGGTACGCTCTACGCGTTTTTTCGCTATAGTCTATTTAGGCTACGTGGTGATGAGTCTCCGCAGGACCTTGACCGTAACAGCCAGTTCAAGGGCACGATTGAGGCCCTACGTGAAGCTGTAGCCGCCAGAGTGACTGAGCAACTAGGTAGGGCCATGTTACCCCGGCAAATAAAGATGTGTGTTCTGGCAGAGCCTCTAGCCCTTGCGGAGCAGAACGGTGGGGTAAGAATTGAGGCAAAGGTCGTCAATCGCTACAAAACCCATAAAGCTTTTCCCGTGACCGGGGCGATATGCGTGAGTGCTGCTGTCAGTATTCCAGGTACTCTTTTACACTTAGATGGGTGTGGCAGCGGCAGTGAGCAGCGCGTTCACATTCATCATCCTTCGGGTAGTATGTGGGTATCAGCGCAAGTAGCTGTTGATGGTCAGGATGTTGAAATTCTTAACACCTCGGTATTGAGAAGTGCGCGTGTTTTACAGAAAGGCACGGGATACGCGGTTTTGCCGTCAAAGGGGAAGTCATAA
- a CDS encoding acyl carrier protein, producing MADLLLTLCKNIHLPSWACRMYQQKIREILAKHGKISVDVESLSDTSDLYEAGLTSLTTVNVMLAIEEEFDIEFADSMLNRQTFQSIDALVEALEELVQ from the coding sequence GTGGCAGATTTGTTGCTGACACTGTGTAAAAATATCCACCTACCATCATGGGCTTGCCGTATGTATCAGCAAAAAATCAGGGAGATTCTGGCCAAACACGGTAAAATTTCCGTTGATGTAGAGTCATTATCGGATACCAGCGATCTCTATGAGGCTGGGCTCACATCCCTGACTACCGTCAATGTTATGTTGGCGATTGAAGAAGAATTCGATATTGAGTTTGCAGACAGCATGCTCAATCGCCAGACGTTTCAGAGCATTGATGCTCTGGTTGAAGCGCTGGAAGAGTTAGTCCAATAG
- a CDS encoding acyl-CoA dehydrogenase family protein: protein MESSQTRDFTYLFELIDQLGRECASTHADDVDTQARFPHETFTALKQHRMLSCYVPRELGGDGLTVTEVALLCERLGRYCASTAMVYAMHQIQVACLVHHGLGSDYFRGYLQRLVSEQLLMASATTELGVGGDLRSSLCALQRSGDSFTIKKEAPVISYALDADAILVTCRANPEAPASDQLHLLLEKDACELKEICGWDTMGFRGTCSSGFSLSGSGAMEQVLPVPFATILAETMHPVAHLTWGALWTGMAEDAVHKARSSVQAAARKNPDLPPVAPLRLAELNEQFFSMRAGVLEMLNAYQALVNQNNTAGCSNFVFATRMNNVKLRCSEMVVDIVGKALMIVGISGYRNDSSNSLCRHIRDAYGAALMVNNDRIRGHNATMQLGMRG from the coding sequence TTGGAATCTAGCCAAACACGCGATTTCACCTATTTATTCGAGCTGATAGATCAATTGGGGCGGGAGTGCGCCAGTACGCATGCCGATGACGTTGATACGCAAGCTCGCTTTCCCCACGAAACATTTACTGCACTCAAGCAGCACCGGATGCTCAGTTGCTATGTGCCGCGTGAATTGGGTGGCGATGGTCTTACCGTTACCGAGGTTGCGCTTCTATGTGAACGATTGGGTCGGTACTGTGCTTCCACAGCCATGGTCTATGCCATGCACCAAATACAGGTGGCCTGCTTGGTTCATCATGGTCTGGGCAGTGATTATTTTAGGGGCTACCTCCAGCGGCTTGTTTCGGAACAGTTACTTATGGCTTCTGCGACGACGGAGTTAGGCGTGGGTGGCGATTTGCGTTCGAGTTTATGTGCGTTACAGCGAAGCGGGGACAGCTTTACCATCAAGAAAGAGGCTCCTGTTATATCTTATGCGTTGGACGCCGATGCCATACTGGTAACCTGTCGCGCGAACCCCGAGGCGCCAGCGAGCGATCAGTTACATCTGTTGCTGGAAAAAGACGCTTGTGAACTCAAGGAGATCTGTGGCTGGGACACTATGGGCTTTAGAGGAACCTGCAGTTCGGGGTTTTCTTTAAGTGGTAGTGGTGCAATGGAGCAAGTGCTGCCAGTGCCCTTTGCTACAATACTGGCTGAAACCATGCACCCTGTTGCGCATTTAACTTGGGGCGCACTATGGACAGGTATGGCAGAGGATGCCGTACATAAGGCTCGCTCTTCGGTGCAGGCTGCTGCACGTAAAAACCCTGATTTACCTCCCGTAGCACCGCTGCGTTTAGCCGAACTTAATGAACAGTTTTTTAGTATGCGAGCAGGCGTTCTGGAAATGCTCAATGCTTACCAAGCATTGGTTAACCAGAATAATACGGCTGGCTGCAGTAATTTTGTTTTTGCTACGCGCATGAACAACGTGAAATTACGCTGTTCTGAAATGGTGGTCGATATTGTTGGCAAGGCGTTGATGATTGTCGGTATTTCCGGGTATCGAAACGATTCCAGCAACAGTCTCTGTCGTCATATACGCGACGCTTACGGCGCGGCGTTGATGGTTAACAACGACCGTATCCGTGGCCACAATGCCACCATGCAGCTTGGCATGCGAGGCTAG
- a CDS encoding amino acid--[acyl-carrier-protein] ligase encodes MCLSDSDLLLAYDTFRSELIAGGLLIPLGVAGVYGRSGVFEGIVDKLESFISREGAFQNPEVMRFPPILSRETYIATDHIENMPDLMGSVHSFDGGDRDQRKLIERVHAGEQDWASDLRATEVMLAPAACYPLYPTATGVLPEQGRVVDLETCVFRHEPSPDPARMQSFRQREFVRLGTAEQALEHRNSWLKRAETMLLSLGLDVQVASANDPFFGRSGKFLKASQLELELKFEILAPICSSEKLTAISSCNYHLDHFGQSFDIKTAGGQAAHTACIGFGMERITLALLKAHGLNPQKWPVETKTILRIE; translated from the coding sequence ATGTGCCTTTCCGATAGCGACTTACTTTTGGCTTACGATACGTTTCGTTCTGAGTTAATTGCGGGGGGGCTATTGATTCCATTGGGTGTGGCCGGTGTTTATGGTCGTAGCGGAGTGTTTGAAGGCATAGTGGATAAACTAGAGTCGTTTATTTCCCGTGAAGGCGCTTTCCAAAATCCCGAAGTAATGCGGTTCCCGCCTATCCTAAGTCGTGAAACCTATATTGCCACAGACCATATTGAAAACATGCCCGACCTTATGGGCTCGGTGCATTCATTTGATGGCGGTGATCGTGATCAGCGAAAACTGATTGAGCGAGTGCACGCGGGAGAGCAAGACTGGGCTTCTGATTTGCGTGCAACCGAAGTGATGTTGGCACCAGCCGCCTGCTACCCCCTATACCCAACCGCTACCGGTGTTTTACCCGAACAGGGCCGGGTTGTAGACCTTGAGACCTGCGTTTTCCGTCATGAGCCCTCCCCAGACCCAGCACGTATGCAGAGTTTTCGTCAGCGAGAGTTCGTTCGTTTGGGTACCGCCGAGCAAGCTTTAGAGCATCGTAATAGCTGGCTGAAGCGAGCTGAAACTATGCTGCTTTCGTTGGGTTTAGATGTACAGGTCGCCAGTGCCAACGATCCGTTTTTTGGTCGTTCCGGTAAATTCTTGAAAGCTTCACAGTTGGAGTTGGAGCTTAAATTTGAAATTCTTGCGCCTATCTGTTCCAGCGAGAAACTCACCGCCATTAGTTCGTGCAACTACCATCTAGACCATTTCGGGCAATCGTTTGACATAAAAACGGCTGGCGGGCAGGCCGCCCATACGGCCTGTATTGGTTTTGGCATGGAGCGTATTACGCTGGCGCTATTAAAAGCGCACGGGTTAAATCCTCAAAAATGGCCGGTTGAAACTAAAACAATATTACGTATTGAATGA